The following are from one region of the Pristiophorus japonicus isolate sPriJap1 chromosome 24, sPriJap1.hap1, whole genome shotgun sequence genome:
- the LOC139237948 gene encoding cyclin-dependent kinase 4 inhibitor D-like, producing the protein MVKDGLDADKLSKAAARGDWQEVKRLLSQEKVNVNAVNQYGQTALQVMMLGSTAVAKELLKNGAGPNVQDKWGFTLAHDVARGGFLDTMMVLTQYGADVNIRDAAGCLPIHFAAREGYLGLVQYLAPRSGILPKTASGQTPLDLARASNRSEVVAWLEQQLQAMGTQPPH; encoded by the exons ATGGTGAAGGACGGCTTGGACGCCGATAAGCTGAGCAAGGCTGCGGCCAGGGGAGACTGGCAAGAGGTGAAACGACTGCTGAGCCAAGAGAAGGTGAATGTTAATGCGGTGAACCAATACGGACAAACCGCACTGCAG GTGATGATGCTGGGCAGCACCGCCGTCGCGAAGGAACTGCTGAAGAACGGGGCGGGGCCCAATGTGCAGGACAAGTGGGGCTTCACCCTGGCGCACGACGTGGCCCGCGGTGGCTTCCTGGACACCATGATGGTCCTGACGCAGTACGGGGCGGACGTGAACATCCGGGACGCCGCGGGATGCCTGCCCATCCACTTTGCTGCCCGCGAGGGCTACTTGGGCCTGGTCCAGTACCTGGCTCCAAGGTCGGGCATCCTGCCCAAGACTGCCAGCGGGCAAACCCCACTGGACTTGGCCAGGGCCTCCAATAGAAGTGAGGTCGTGGCCTGGCTGGAGCAGCAGTTGCAAGCTATGGGGACTCAACCCCCACACTGA